A window of SAR202 cluster bacterium genomic DNA:
GATATCTGACACCAGCTTTCCCATCTTTTCCCAGTCCACAACTTGGGCTATCCTCTCCAATCGCTCGTTACGCCCAACCTGCTCGGGAAGGAACGCTTCGATCATGGACGGGTTTCCCATATTGCGGTGCATGGCTCACTCCATTTTGCTATATCTTCCTCGCACAGGTATGATTATCGCCTCTACCTTGGGTTATGCAAAGGTCTCCTTGAGGGAGAGGCCTACGGGGCCTTGACCGTAGGGTGAGGGTGGGACCCTGGACGCCACGCGACGCTATCTATGCCGCTCAAAGTAGCCATTTCAGAGCGCAATTGTCCTGAGCAGCGTGTCCTCCCATCCTCAGAAATGACAAAGGTGCGGTCGTGGTTACACCGGCAC
This region includes:
- a CDS encoding IS5/IS1182 family transposase; this translates as MHRNMGNPSMIEAFLPEQVGRNERLERIAQVVDWEKMGKLVSDI